The following proteins are encoded in a genomic region of Cyclonatronum proteinivorum:
- the typA gene encoding translational GTPase TypA: MSHPIRNIAIIAHVDHGKTTLVDQLLKQSGTFRENQEVAERVMDSGDIERERGITIAAKNTAVMWNGVKINIVDTPGHSDFGGEVERILKMVNGVILLVDAAEGPLPQTRFVLRKSLSLGYRPIVVINKIDRQDARAEDVLNEVFDLFVNLEANDDQLDFPILYAIGIKGIAKLNLEDEGTDLQPLFETIVSHVPEPERELAKPFKMLVSNVEWNDYVGRIAIGRVEQGEVLRNQQIVLLDRHGNVKQKAKVTKLFSYAGLDKIPVDKGQAGDVICLAGYEDTNIGDSLVDERDMVPVPYYDIDQPTISMFFRVNDSPFAGLEGKFVTSNQIRDRLVKELRTNVSLKVSPTESPDVYRVAGRGELQLAILIESMRREGYEFSVSRPEVIFKEEGGQLFEPIEEVIINVPEEYSSRVIDILLMRKGIMESMSQELENVRLAFKVPSRGLIGFRNDVLTETKGMALIHQQFYDYEPHRGEMPGRKNGSIVSMEKGQVTSYALEGLQDRGQFFVEIGVDVYAGQVVGINNRSDDLLVNVVKRKNLTNHRASQTADTVRINTPLKLSLEQCLEYIEDDELLEVTPKSLRVRKKYLDHNERKRQKSAANV, translated from the coding sequence ATGTCCCATCCAATCCGGAATATTGCCATTATTGCACACGTTGATCACGGCAAAACTACTCTTGTTGATCAGCTCCTCAAACAAAGCGGCACATTCCGTGAAAATCAGGAAGTCGCTGAGCGCGTAATGGATTCAGGAGATATTGAGCGGGAACGGGGTATAACCATTGCCGCAAAAAACACAGCGGTCATGTGGAATGGCGTGAAAATCAATATCGTAGATACGCCTGGTCACTCTGACTTTGGTGGTGAAGTAGAACGTATCCTTAAAATGGTTAACGGGGTAATATTACTCGTTGATGCTGCCGAAGGACCGCTTCCACAAACCCGTTTCGTGCTCCGTAAATCGCTGAGTCTGGGCTACAGGCCCATTGTGGTTATCAATAAAATTGATCGTCAGGATGCGCGCGCAGAAGATGTGCTTAACGAAGTGTTTGATCTGTTTGTAAATCTTGAAGCTAATGACGATCAGCTTGATTTTCCAATTCTTTACGCAATTGGAATTAAGGGTATAGCTAAACTGAACCTTGAAGATGAAGGCACCGACCTTCAGCCGCTTTTCGAAACCATCGTATCACATGTTCCCGAACCTGAGCGTGAACTTGCCAAACCGTTTAAAATGCTGGTGAGTAATGTAGAATGGAATGATTATGTAGGCCGTATCGCCATTGGCCGGGTGGAGCAGGGAGAAGTACTGCGGAATCAGCAGATTGTTTTGCTGGATAGGCATGGCAATGTGAAGCAGAAAGCAAAGGTTACAAAATTATTTTCTTATGCCGGTCTCGACAAAATTCCGGTTGATAAGGGGCAAGCAGGCGATGTGATTTGTCTTGCCGGTTACGAGGATACCAATATTGGCGACTCTCTGGTCGATGAACGGGATATGGTTCCTGTACCCTATTATGATATTGATCAGCCCACCATTTCGATGTTTTTTCGCGTAAATGACTCCCCTTTTGCAGGCCTGGAGGGCAAGTTTGTGACTTCTAATCAGATCAGAGACCGGTTGGTCAAAGAGCTCAGGACCAATGTTTCCCTCAAAGTATCCCCTACGGAAAGCCCCGATGTATATCGCGTGGCCGGTCGCGGTGAGCTTCAGCTTGCTATTCTGATTGAAAGCATGCGAAGAGAAGGTTATGAATTCTCTGTATCACGTCCCGAAGTGATTTTTAAAGAAGAGGGCGGACAGCTCTTTGAGCCTATCGAAGAAGTGATCATTAATGTCCCTGAGGAATATTCAAGTCGGGTCATAGATATTCTTCTTATGCGGAAAGGTATCATGGAGTCTATGTCGCAGGAGCTTGAGAATGTACGACTGGCATTTAAGGTGCCTTCCAGAGGATTGATCGGTTTCAGAAATGACGTGCTTACCGAAACCAAAGGCATGGCTCTGATACATCAGCAATTTTATGATTATGAGCCTCACCGTGGAGAAATGCCGGGCCGTAAAAACGGGTCAATTGTATCCATGGAAAAAGGACAGGTGACCTCCTATGCCCTGGAGGGGCTTCAGGATCGCGGACAGTTTTTTGTAGAAATTGGTGTTGATGTCTATGCCGGTCAGGTGGTAGGTATCAACAACAGATCAGATGATTTGCTTGTGAATGTGGTCAAAAGAAAAAACCTGACCAATCACCGGGCCTCACAAACAGCTGATACTGTACGGATTAATACTCCCCTCAAACTTTCGCTCGAACAGTGTCTTGAATACATCGAGGATGATGAGCTGCTGGAAGTGACGCCTAAAAGTTTGCGCGTTCGCAAAAAATATCTGGATCACAACGAGCGTAAGCGGCAGAAATCCGCTGCAAATGTGTGA
- the recG gene encoding ATP-dependent DNA helicase RecG: MSFSLSISAPRLKALHSHGLHTDQDLLDFVPRRYLDRNAVSSIGLLRGAGEEVTVIGTVKDIRTDNKRLEVFISDSSGELKCVWFRGINYFKKLLKPGDEVSVYGKVQRFGRWLSIAHPDLEKIKDNTNPTKTVGTIPVYASNSFFKKVWLTSQVFQQWASELLRTTALPDILPESVRLRLKLKNRHQAYISVHNPENLKDAQNGKTYLKFEELFLFELAVHTLKLRAESQQTLLRFNGPGELTKLFFRDALPFNLTDGQVKALKDIRSDFESGRLMNRLIQGDVGSGKTVVAIGAILMMLDNGYQAAFMAPTEILAEQHYRTLCQYLSQLDVDIRLLTGKRTSRQKRDILDAAAQGNPMIVAGTHALIQQGVELPRLGLIVVDEQHRFGVEQRARFANNPISPHTLAMSATPIPRSLALSVFGKLDISVIKGLPAGRKPIKTGIRPDSKREDVYRFLDTVLKEGGQVYIVYPLVEESEALDLENAMDGFEVIRKRFPDYSVGLLHGRMKADEKEAVMSSFESGETSLLVSTTVIEVGINVPNASVMVIEHAERFGLSQLHQLRGRIGRGSKQSYCILITSPKQSKTGKERLRAMTETNDGFLISEADLRLRGPGDFLGTRQSGVPEFKFADLVEDEALLAEAAAQVSLLLEDDPKLEKPEHQPLRLYFEKYLNERRKFFEMM; this comes from the coding sequence ATGAGTTTTTCCTTATCCATCAGCGCTCCACGTCTGAAGGCGCTTCATTCGCATGGTCTTCACACCGATCAGGACCTGCTTGATTTTGTCCCCAGGCGTTATCTTGACCGCAACGCAGTCTCGTCTATCGGTTTGCTGCGTGGTGCTGGTGAAGAAGTTACCGTTATCGGGACTGTGAAGGATATCAGAACTGACAATAAACGGCTTGAAGTTTTTATATCAGACAGCAGCGGTGAATTAAAATGTGTTTGGTTTAGGGGCATAAACTATTTCAAAAAACTTCTTAAGCCAGGTGACGAAGTATCGGTTTATGGCAAGGTGCAGCGATTCGGACGCTGGCTCAGCATAGCCCATCCTGACCTCGAGAAGATTAAGGATAATACGAACCCGACCAAAACCGTCGGAACCATCCCTGTTTATGCCTCCAACAGCTTTTTCAAAAAAGTTTGGCTTACCAGTCAGGTTTTCCAGCAGTGGGCGTCAGAATTGCTCAGGACTACAGCCTTACCTGACATTTTGCCGGAAAGTGTACGGCTGCGCCTCAAACTGAAAAACAGGCATCAGGCGTACATCTCCGTTCACAATCCTGAGAATCTCAAAGATGCCCAAAACGGCAAAACGTACCTCAAATTTGAAGAGCTCTTCCTGTTTGAACTTGCTGTTCATACGCTAAAATTGCGTGCCGAAAGCCAGCAAACACTCCTTCGTTTTAATGGCCCTGGAGAACTCACTAAGCTTTTTTTCAGAGACGCCCTTCCGTTTAATTTAACCGATGGTCAGGTCAAAGCACTTAAAGATATTCGGTCGGATTTTGAAAGCGGCAGACTTATGAACCGGCTTATTCAGGGTGATGTCGGATCCGGCAAAACTGTGGTAGCTATTGGCGCAATTCTGATGATGCTGGACAACGGTTATCAGGCGGCGTTCATGGCACCTACGGAAATTCTTGCCGAACAGCATTACCGCACACTCTGTCAGTACCTAAGCCAGCTCGATGTCGACATTCGCCTGCTTACGGGTAAACGTACCAGCCGGCAAAAGCGGGATATCCTCGATGCCGCTGCACAGGGGAATCCTATGATTGTTGCAGGTACCCATGCACTAATTCAGCAGGGCGTTGAACTCCCGCGACTGGGTTTAATCGTTGTTGACGAGCAGCATCGCTTTGGCGTTGAACAACGTGCGCGCTTTGCAAACAACCCCATCTCACCCCACACCCTTGCCATGTCCGCTACGCCGATTCCGAGAAGCCTGGCCCTTTCCGTTTTCGGTAAACTTGATATTTCCGTCATTAAGGGACTTCCTGCAGGAAGAAAGCCCATCAAAACCGGTATACGACCAGACAGTAAACGCGAAGACGTCTATCGCTTTCTTGACACCGTATTAAAAGAAGGCGGACAGGTTTACATCGTCTATCCTCTGGTTGAGGAATCAGAAGCACTTGACCTTGAGAATGCAATGGATGGTTTCGAAGTCATTCGAAAAAGATTTCCCGACTACTCTGTAGGCTTGCTGCACGGACGCATGAAAGCTGATGAAAAGGAAGCCGTCATGAGCAGCTTTGAATCGGGAGAAACTTCCCTCCTTGTCTCGACCACCGTTATTGAAGTAGGTATCAATGTGCCCAACGCCTCGGTTATGGTCATAGAACATGCCGAACGCTTCGGCTTGTCACAGCTGCATCAGCTCCGGGGACGCATTGGCAGAGGAAGCAAGCAAAGCTACTGCATCCTGATTACGAGTCCGAAACAATCTAAAACAGGCAAAGAACGGCTCCGTGCAATGACCGAAACCAACGACGGGTTTCTAATTAGTGAAGCCGACTTGCGGTTGAGAGGGCCCGGAGATTTCCTCGGCACACGCCAGAGCGGCGTCCCTGAATTTAAATTTGCTGATTTAGTAGAGGATGAAGCGCTCCTTGCTGAAGCCGCTGCGCAAGTAAGTCTGCTACTTGAGGATGATCCTAAATTAGAAAAGCCGGAGCATCAGCCGCTCCGGCTTTATTTTGAAAAATACCTTAATGAAAGAAGAAAGTTTTTTGAAATGATGTGA
- the rpsL gene encoding 30S ribosomal protein S12, with protein MPTIQQLIRKGRKSKKVKTTAPALQACPQRRGVCTRVYTTTPKKPNSALRKVARVRLTNKMEVTAYIPGEGHNLQEHSIVLIRGGRVKDLPGVRYHIIRGALDTAGVNARKQGRSLYGTKRPKEAKKG; from the coding sequence GTGCCTACAATTCAGCAATTAATTCGTAAGGGTCGCAAGAGCAAGAAGGTAAAGACTACTGCTCCGGCTCTTCAGGCATGTCCGCAGCGCCGCGGAGTTTGTACCCGTGTTTATACCACAACACCCAAGAAGCCAAACTCTGCTTTGCGCAAAGTAGCGCGTGTTCGCTTAACGAACAAAATGGAAGTCACAGCTTACATACCGGGCGAAGGTCATAACCTTCAGGAACACAGTATTGTTCTCATTCGCGGCGGTCGTGTAAAGGATCTTCCTGGTGTTCGCTACCACATTATTCGCGGTGCTCTTGATACGGCAGGTGTAAATGCCCGTAAGCAAGGAAGAAGCCTTTATGGTACAAAGCGTCCGAAAGAAGCCAAAAAAGGTTAA
- the rpsG gene encoding 30S ribosomal protein S7 yields the protein MRRKTAERRQVVADPQFKDQTVTRFVNCLMKDGKKSVARRILYQAFEIIEEKTGKPGIEIFRSALTNASPMIEVKSRRVGGSTYQVPVEVRQERSTALSMRWIIRSAKNRNDKSMAGRLSRELMDAANNEGGAVRKRDETHRMAEANKAFAHFRF from the coding sequence ATGCGCAGAAAAACAGCAGAGCGGCGTCAGGTTGTAGCTGACCCTCAGTTTAAAGATCAAACGGTAACCCGTTTTGTTAACTGCCTCATGAAAGACGGCAAAAAAAGTGTAGCACGCAGGATTTTGTATCAGGCGTTCGAAATCATTGAAGAAAAAACAGGTAAACCGGGCATCGAAATATTCCGCTCCGCACTGACCAACGCTTCACCTATGATCGAAGTCAAGAGCAGAAGAGTTGGCGGTTCTACTTATCAGGTTCCTGTTGAAGTCCGTCAGGAAAGAAGCACAGCCCTTAGCATGAGATGGATTATTCGTTCGGCGAAAAACCGCAATGACAAGTCCATGGCAGGCAGACTTTCCCGCGAACTTATGGATGCTGCAAACAATGAAGGCGGAGCCGTAAGAAAGCGTGATGAAACACACCGAATGGCCGAAGCAAACAAAGCATTTGCTCATTTCAGATTCTAA
- the fusA gene encoding elongation factor G: MAPKAIDALKKTRNIGIMAHIDAGKTTTTERILFYTGISHKIGEVHEGDATMDWMEQERERGITITSAATTCFWKDHRINIIDTPGHVDFTIEVERSLRVLDGAVAVFCAVGAVQPQSETVWRQANKYKVPRMAFVNKMDRTGADFYNVIEQMKKRLKAVPVPLQIPIGNESDFKGVVDLIEMKGVLWNDETMGAAYDVVDIPADLQAKAEEYRKIMIESIADHDEELMEKYLMEEEISVEEIEAAIRKATLSLDINPVLCGTAFKNKGVQTLLDAVVKFMPSPIDIDAIDGVDPADESVKMKRKPDYEEPFSALAFKIATDPYVGKLTFIRVYSGTLEAGSYVVNTSTGKKERIGRLLKMHANSKEDIKQVRAGDICAAVGIKEVRTGDTLSSDDSPILLEKMIFPEPVIKLAVEPKTKADNDKLTMGLSKLAEEDPTFKTNVDDETGQTTIAGMGELHLEIIVDRLKREFKVEANVGKPQVSYRETITKSVTHREIYKKQTGGRGKFADVQFEIMPLEGNTGFEFLNEVTGGNIPREYINPCENGFKAALTNGIQANYPVEGVKVRLFDGSYHDVDSDALSFEVCSKLGFREAARKAGPILLEPIMAVEIITPEDYMGDIMGDLNGRRGMIGGMENKIEGTVITAEVPLSEMFGYSTHLRSMSQGRAVYSMEFKKFAPVPDSIAKTILEDK, encoded by the coding sequence ATGGCACCAAAAGCAATAGACGCCCTTAAAAAGACAAGAAATATTGGCATCATGGCCCACATCGATGCTGGTAAAACTACGACTACGGAGCGTATTCTTTTCTACACAGGTATCTCTCACAAAATTGGTGAGGTACACGAAGGTGATGCTACCATGGACTGGATGGAGCAGGAGCGTGAGCGGGGTATTACCATTACTTCTGCTGCCACAACCTGTTTCTGGAAAGACCACCGGATCAACATTATTGATACGCCCGGACACGTTGACTTCACCATCGAAGTTGAGCGTTCACTTAGGGTACTTGACGGCGCTGTTGCTGTATTTTGTGCTGTAGGTGCTGTTCAGCCACAATCCGAAACAGTATGGCGTCAGGCTAACAAATACAAAGTGCCACGTATGGCATTTGTAAACAAGATGGACCGTACAGGCGCAGACTTCTATAATGTGATTGAGCAAATGAAGAAGCGACTCAAAGCTGTACCGGTACCCCTTCAGATTCCTATTGGTAATGAAAGTGATTTCAAAGGGGTCGTTGACCTTATTGAAATGAAAGGTGTGCTTTGGAATGACGAAACCATGGGTGCTGCCTATGATGTCGTTGATATCCCTGCCGACCTTCAGGCAAAAGCAGAAGAGTACCGCAAAATCATGATCGAATCTATTGCTGATCATGACGAAGAGCTGATGGAAAAATACCTCATGGAAGAGGAAATCAGTGTTGAGGAAATTGAAGCTGCGATCAGAAAAGCAACGCTTTCACTCGATATCAATCCGGTACTCTGCGGAACAGCTTTCAAAAACAAAGGTGTTCAGACGCTTCTCGATGCTGTTGTGAAGTTTATGCCATCACCAATTGACATTGATGCCATCGACGGTGTTGATCCTGCTGATGAATCAGTCAAAATGAAGCGGAAGCCTGACTATGAAGAGCCATTCTCTGCCCTGGCTTTCAAAATTGCAACCGATCCATATGTTGGTAAACTGACCTTCATCCGTGTTTACTCGGGTACACTTGAAGCCGGCTCTTATGTTGTAAATACTTCTACGGGTAAAAAAGAGCGTATTGGTCGTCTGCTAAAAATGCACGCCAACAGTAAAGAAGATATCAAGCAGGTTCGCGCCGGCGATATCTGTGCCGCTGTAGGTATTAAAGAAGTTCGCACAGGTGATACACTTTCCTCAGATGATTCTCCGATTCTTCTGGAGAAGATGATCTTCCCTGAGCCTGTAATTAAGCTAGCTGTTGAACCTAAAACCAAGGCTGACAACGATAAGCTGACCATGGGACTGTCGAAGCTTGCTGAAGAAGATCCGACATTCAAAACAAATGTTGATGATGAAACCGGTCAGACCACTATTGCCGGTATGGGTGAACTTCACCTGGAAATTATTGTTGACCGCCTGAAGCGCGAATTCAAGGTTGAGGCCAACGTTGGTAAGCCTCAGGTATCATACCGTGAAACCATTACCAAGAGCGTTACCCATCGCGAGATCTACAAGAAGCAAACCGGTGGACGCGGTAAATTTGCGGATGTTCAGTTCGAAATCATGCCGCTTGAAGGCAATACCGGCTTCGAGTTTCTAAATGAGGTGACTGGCGGTAACATCCCCCGTGAATACATCAACCCATGTGAAAACGGGTTCAAAGCTGCACTTACCAACGGTATTCAGGCCAACTATCCGGTCGAAGGCGTCAAAGTGAGATTGTTTGACGGCTCCTACCACGATGTGGATTCTGACGCGCTTTCATTCGAAGTGTGTTCAAAACTTGGCTTCCGTGAAGCAGCCCGTAAAGCCGGTCCGATCCTCCTGGAACCGATCATGGCGGTAGAAATCATCACACCTGAAGATTACATGGGTGATATCATGGGTGACCTCAACGGTCGTCGTGGGATGATTGGTGGTATGGAGAACAAAATTGAAGGAACGGTTATCACTGCAGAAGTGCCGCTTTCAGAAATGTTCGGTTACTCTACACACCTGCGCTCTATGTCTCAGGGCCGCGCGGTTTATTCGATGGAATTCAAAAAGTTCGCTCCGGTACCCGATTCCATTGCGAAAACTATACTTGAAGATAAATAA
- the tuf gene encoding elongation factor Tu, translating into MAKETFSRNKPHVNIGTIGHVDHGKTTLTAAITKVMSATYGGSAKAFDEIDNAPEERERGITIATAHVEYETGNRHYAHVDCPGHADYVKNMVTGAAQMDGAIIVVAATDGPMPQTREHILLARQVGVPYLVVFMNKVDLVDDEELLELVELEVRELLSSYEFPGDDIPVIQGSALGALNGDAQWEAKVVELMEAVDTYIPAPERDVDKPFLMPVEDVFSITGRGTVATGRIERGVIKLNEEIDIVGINEDKMKSVVTGIEMFRKLLPEGQAGDNAGLLLRGINKDQIVRGMVLCKPNSVKPHKKFTCEVYILSKEEGGRHTPFFKGYRPQFYFRTTDVTGICELPEGVEMVMPGDNVNLTVDLIQPIAMEDGLRFAIREGGRTVGAGVVAKILD; encoded by the coding sequence ATGGCAAAAGAAACGTTTTCACGCAATAAGCCACACGTTAATATTGGTACGATTGGTCACGTTGACCACGGCAAGACTACGCTTACCGCAGCGATTACCAAAGTGATGTCAGCTACCTACGGCGGTAGCGCCAAAGCTTTCGACGAAATTGACAACGCTCCCGAAGAGCGCGAGCGAGGTATCACCATCGCAACCGCTCACGTAGAGTATGAAACAGGAAACCGTCACTACGCACACGTTGACTGTCCCGGTCACGCTGACTATGTGAAGAACATGGTTACCGGTGCGGCTCAGATGGACGGCGCGATTATCGTAGTTGCTGCCACCGACGGCCCCATGCCACAGACCCGCGAGCACATCCTACTTGCCCGTCAGGTTGGCGTACCTTACCTCGTAGTATTCATGAACAAGGTTGACCTTGTTGATGATGAAGAACTTCTCGAGCTCGTTGAGCTTGAAGTTCGTGAGCTGCTCTCCAGCTACGAATTCCCCGGCGATGACATTCCTGTTATTCAGGGTTCTGCCCTGGGCGCGCTGAACGGCGATGCACAGTGGGAAGCCAAAGTAGTTGAGCTGATGGAAGCTGTTGACACTTACATCCCTGCTCCAGAGCGTGATGTAGACAAGCCGTTCCTGATGCCCGTTGAGGACGTATTCTCTATCACCGGTCGTGGTACTGTAGCTACCGGTCGTATTGAGCGCGGTGTAATCAAACTCAACGAAGAGATTGACATCGTAGGGATCAACGAAGACAAAATGAAGTCAGTCGTTACCGGTATCGAGATGTTCCGCAAGCTTCTGCCCGAAGGACAGGCCGGTGACAATGCAGGTCTTCTGCTGCGTGGTATCAACAAAGATCAGATCGTTCGCGGGATGGTACTTTGTAAGCCCAACAGCGTGAAGCCGCACAAGAAATTCACCTGTGAGGTGTACATCCTGAGCAAAGAGGAAGGCGGTCGTCATACCCCGTTCTTCAAAGGCTACCGTCCGCAGTTCTATTTCCGTACGACCGACGTAACCGGTATCTGCGAGCTTCCTGAAGGCGTAGAGATGGTAATGCCGGGCGACAACGTGAACCTGACTGTTGACCTGATTCAGCCCATTGCTATGGAAGACGGACTTCGTTTCGCGATCCGCGAAGGCGGCCGTACCGTTGGTGCTGGCGTCGTAGCTAAAATTCTTGACTAA
- the rpsJ gene encoding 30S ribosomal protein S10, with product MATQQKIRIKLKSYDHNLIDKSAEKIIKTVKSTGAVVSGPIPLPTDKTIYTVNRSVFVDKKSREQFESRSHKRLIDILSTGTQTVDALMKLELPSGVDVEIKV from the coding sequence GTGGCTACACAACAGAAAATCAGAATAAAGCTGAAATCATACGATCACAATCTGATTGATAAATCAGCTGAGAAGATTATCAAAACCGTGAAGTCAACAGGAGCAGTGGTATCAGGACCGATACCACTGCCAACTGACAAAACGATCTACACGGTAAACCGGTCCGTTTTTGTGGACAAAAAATCGCGTGAGCAGTTTGAATCAAGATCACACAAGCGTCTGATAGATATCCTTTCAACAGGTACACAGACTGTTGACGCTTTGATGAAGCTTGAGCTGCCATCCGGTGTAGATGTAGAAATTAAAGTTTGA
- the rplC gene encoding 50S ribosomal protein L3: MSGILGIKLGMTSVFDEGGNHLPVTVIEAGPCTITQIFRKEKDGYDGVQLAMGEKKAKNVSKAMQGHFEKANTTPKRYVREIRDYIPEGLDLGDTIKAEDIFEAGSRVHVVGTSKGKGFMGVVKRHGFSGVGGRTHGQHNRERAPGSIGQASTPSKVFKGLKMAGRMGNERVTIKDLQIVKVLPESNLILIKGAVPGPKGRLVEIHNP; the protein is encoded by the coding sequence ATGAGCGGAATTTTAGGCATAAAGCTGGGGATGACCAGCGTTTTTGACGAAGGCGGAAATCATCTCCCTGTTACAGTTATCGAAGCCGGACCCTGTACCATAACCCAGATTTTCCGGAAGGAAAAAGACGGATACGATGGCGTACAGCTTGCAATGGGTGAGAAAAAAGCTAAAAATGTTTCCAAGGCAATGCAGGGACATTTTGAAAAAGCGAATACTACACCTAAGCGCTATGTACGCGAAATCCGGGATTACATTCCTGAAGGACTTGACTTAGGCGACACCATTAAAGCTGAAGATATTTTCGAAGCCGGAAGCAGAGTCCACGTCGTTGGCACAAGCAAAGGAAAAGGCTTCATGGGTGTTGTTAAGCGTCATGGCTTTAGCGGTGTTGGCGGCAGAACACACGGTCAGCACAACCGGGAAAGAGCACCGGGATCTATTGGTCAGGCCTCAACGCCATCTAAGGTTTTCAAAGGTCTCAAAATGGCGGGTCGTATGGGTAACGAGAGAGTTACCATTAAGGATCTACAAATCGTAAAAGTACTTCCTGAATCAAATCTGATCCTCATTAAAGGCGCAGTACCGGGACCCAAAGGCCGGCTCGTAGAAATTCACAATCCTTGA
- the rplD gene encoding 50S ribosomal protein L4, with translation MKLNILKTDGTETGRSVELPESVFAIEPRDTLVYEDVRAYLAHQRQGTAKTKGRTEVRGGGKKAFRQKGTGGARRGTLRSPLLKGGGTVFGPRPRTYTIRLTKKMKELARKSAFTYKANDNAIMVVEDFSFDTPKTSSLAAVLRNLKAEGRKVLLLTGSTDVNLYKSGRNIPGVNVLEAYKPSTYEILHADFVLFTESGLNTLTNGFSKNEEAAA, from the coding sequence ATGAAATTGAACATTCTCAAAACGGACGGTACTGAAACCGGCCGTTCAGTAGAGCTGCCCGAATCGGTGTTCGCAATTGAGCCCCGTGACACGCTTGTTTACGAAGATGTAAGAGCATACCTCGCACATCAGCGTCAGGGTACAGCTAAAACCAAAGGACGTACAGAAGTGCGTGGCGGTGGTAAGAAAGCGTTCCGTCAGAAAGGTACCGGCGGCGCCCGTCGCGGAACCCTGCGTTCCCCGCTTCTCAAAGGCGGTGGTACAGTTTTCGGTCCACGTCCGCGTACCTACACCATTCGTCTCACCAAAAAGATGAAGGAACTCGCCCGCAAATCAGCGTTCACATACAAAGCTAACGACAATGCCATCATGGTAGTCGAAGACTTCAGCTTTGATACCCCTAAGACATCATCATTGGCAGCAGTGCTGCGTAATCTCAAAGCTGAAGGCCGCAAAGTGCTTCTCCTGACCGGTTCAACAGATGTTAATCTGTACAAGTCAGGCCGTAATATTCCGGGCGTAAATGTTTTGGAAGCTTACAAGCCATCTACCTATGAAATTCTGCATGCAGACTTCGTGCTGTTTACAGAGTCAGGGCTGAACACGCTAACCAATGGCTTTAGCAAGAATGAGGAGGCAGCGGCATGA
- the rplW gene encoding 50S ribosomal protein L23 — translation MSKVLIKPLLTEKINRIQETQGKYCFLVATDATKTEIKAEIERLYPEVQVAKVRTLITATKPKGRFTKSGYLSGRTPKQKKAFITLKEGQEIDLFSEI, via the coding sequence ATGAGTAAAGTATTAATTAAACCTCTGCTCACAGAGAAAATCAACCGCATTCAGGAAACGCAGGGAAAGTACTGTTTCCTCGTGGCCACTGACGCTACCAAGACAGAGATTAAAGCTGAAATCGAAAGGCTTTATCCCGAAGTACAGGTTGCCAAAGTCAGAACGCTGATTACTGCAACCAAGCCTAAAGGTCGTTTTACGAAAAGCGGTTATCTCTCCGGAAGAACTCCGAAACAGAAAAAAGCTTTCATTACCCTGAAAGAAGGCCAGGAAATAGACCTCTTCAGTGAAATTTAA